Within the Nicotiana tabacum cultivar K326 chromosome 11, ASM71507v2, whole genome shotgun sequence genome, the region aaaaatatctacaaatatttgTAACCATGTTTGAAATAAACTGTcttgtgtgacgtgaattaattattctataagcaataatgcgcttttacATTATCTagtcctcatcaatccaatgacttgtaacagtaagacaatcacagtcattaccacttctaccaatatcagtagtaatagcaacacgacaattaatatgagtaaataaatagtgTAAATATTGTTCATAagcatgtttatatttataaatatcgctatttacggttgtgcgaggccatcctttataagtaggattaaaaattcttctaatataatgcacaaagtgaggtttagaaggaaaactatagggtaaacaCATAATAGTAACCATTTTTGCTAATTCTTCCCCGTCTTTTCTTgggtcataatataaaataccaccggtaataGTGTTAATTCccgattgaaattgatttgatcCGGTACTAGGGTCAGGCTGACTAGGTAGACTTGTCCCCCCGGCCACAGCTTTCATTTGATTATATTTAACTTTATCTTGAGAGTGTATCATTATGTGTCTCCTCAAACTTTCCGTCCCTCCATCAACATAATTAAAatctaactctttgccacaagttttacacttagctttattttttctcttatttgaataaaaaatggccaaacaagagaCGTTTCagcccgtttagaaggttgtctagaaaaaatAGGGGTAGTAACAAGGGGGTCAACCAGGCAATCATTtggattagttgggttaacttcagcaAACAGGACTAttgggtgtatcatcatccggttgcatttcatctaaaaatattttctgcccatcttcttcatcaatagttggattaccataaagagaatTCATATATTCATAATTTAAATGTTCACCACCTCCAATATTATGCACATATTGGCTctcagtaaattgtaataaagtattatcactatcaagaataggagcaGGTGGAGGGCGGGTATGGGGTTTGGGTAGGGGAGGCCGGCGAATTAGAGGAGGAATAGATTgaccactagattcaccactcttgtatttttccttattttttactaaatatttttttaaggaatAGGTAGAGCCGTCAATATGGGCTTGGCCCGTTGGGCCAGCTCAACCCATCCTGTGATTTAACAGGGTTGTGCTAGAATTTTTGGAGCCTGTTTAAAAATGAGGCTTTTAAGCCCGGCCTGAGTAAGCCCGTGACCCGTGAGGCTTGACTGAGGCTGGGCTGGGTTAGGCTGGCCCGTGGgcctaataaaatatttatttaaaatatataaaaaataaaaagtatactgTCTTTAGAGATGGAAAGTCAGAATTGGATCTTTACTAAGAGAAaccaaaacttgatcttgagaagTTTCAAGAGATGATGGTGTCATGTATTGGAAGGACCATTCTAGAAAATATTCCGATATTTCAATGATGGTGCGTGATGTACGTAGCATTCTTATTACCATTGTACCATCGGAATCACCATTTAGCATTGATGGCGAGTTCTTACAAAGTACAGAAGTTGCATTTATTATGAAAATGTCCAAACACTTGTTACTACTTGAAATTGGTTGCACAGGTTTTTCCGAACTCAAACtggtaatatttttttatgtgaatttaaatattattaaaatttaattatttttaatatttaactaattaatattgcatatgaattgtatatgaaagtgaagatgttaagacaacattgtcacaagcggattcaaatgtgtttgatgaagatgatgtgttgGATATCTCATAAGTATCATGAACGGtctcttgaatagtttgttttaagttttgacttttagtgaatgaaatatagtcctgtctttttctttttttagtatttattatgatatattggaacaatataaaaaattattaagtttTGCGAATTTTTTTCAATAAgatatttttaacttttaaataattatctttttttaggtcaggacttaaagaaaaaatacaaaattatatttttaaaaatgatggGCCGGCCCGTTGGTGCCCGCGACCCATATAGGGCTGGGGTGGGTTGACCATTATAAGGCCCATCAAAATGGTGGGCTAGCCTAGCCTAGCCCAGCCCGTCAATTGCTAAAGTCCACGTGGGCTGGGCTGGGCAGCCCAGCCCATATTGACAGCTCTAGGAATAGGCCATCTTAATTATAATcatacaaagtaaataaaacaaacaaagctataatattaaaactaaagAGTTGGAATGAGTTTATCGAATTGACAAACAACttattgaaaattaattatcgttgaagacttgaatacttcaattcaccaacttcacaaattttcacacaaGTTGCAACAATGAAGTAACCTattttagaagaaaattagagaaagattgagagatattgatgattttgtgaagaaaaatgaaagaatgaagggtatttatagttgaaaacagggaaaaaataaaaagtttggggttaaaacaaagttggggggttaaatggctattttggcAGAAataacggctagattttaaatggGTAACGGTAagatttttttgtgattttttttaaaaatgtagtggttgggcccgtttaggaccATTTGGGACCGGTTAGGACCGGTTGAACTGGCCCACTTAGGACCCGATCTCGGGCCCAAACGGTCCTGGTCCTAGCGGTCTTCTTATATGAACCAGCTCACTTGGGTCTGCACCCCCTGGTCTCGGGCTTAAACCGgtaggcccgtttaggcccactaCCCATATGAGCTCGCGGGCCTGGGTCGAGCCTACCCGACCCACTTGTCGCCCTTactttcagtttatgtgaacctatttcctttttggtctgttccaaagagaatgacccctttctaaatttggaaaacttacaattctacccttaatgagaagattttataatcacacaaatactctgggcccttttttgacttgtttaggaatacaaatttcaaaagtcttcatttttcttaaactccatgttcaatcaaacaggttcacataaattgaaatggagggagtacatcttttcatttcagaGATTTGGGGGTACATTGtggtgtttttatttctttttggtcaACAAGCTAAGTTAtatgtttgactcaaaagatgtgAAAATCTCTTTGAACAAACCAATCTAAGATGAAGGAGTAAATCTTAGCCAAATATAATTAAATCTAGATTAAAACGTTAGTGATAATGATTGCATACGAGACGAAAAAGGCATGATTGATCTTACTAAGATTAAACTTTGTCTTTTTTATCAATCGATGAGAAAGTAAAGTTACATGTATTCTTTGAAGACATTTCCCCGTTTTCTAAGATACAAGAAAGGAGTTTTTTTGCTTTCCCCTTTTTTCAGATAAAATGGAGAAGCTCCCCAACTGAGAGCTTTCTTTGGCTATATATAGTTGAGGCCCTTTTCTTGGTTCGACTCTTTCTTGTCATTAATATGTCCTGGTCGTAATTTTTAGGCGTTACTCCTTTCGATTCGTCGATTGGCGCAGAGGAAAAATGGAGTGGGCTCTATTGACTTTCACTGCTCGATTACTGAAGCCGGGTGTCGGACAACCTGATCgtggtggtcagattttgaccaatacattATATACTCCTATGAACACAACGGTACGACCTAATATGAAAATCCAAGTTAATTTTACTTTTCCTTATAGTTAAACAAATACTAAAAAATTTACTTCTAGATATTTTATCAAAATGAGTACTACTAGCTTTTAACATTGTTTCTCAAAAGGGAAAAGTGGCATATAAGGTAGAGAGATTAGAGAACAAGAAAAATGACCCGGATCCAAAACAGACTTCCAAATCGCCGTTGATTAAATACATAGATCAACGGCTGTCAACAACGATCCGCGTTACTCCGCATTAACCAATCACAACTCCTGTCTAAATCACTATAAAGTCAAAACGCTCTTCTTGTTCTCTCCTCACACCTCAACTATTCAATCAAAGTCCTTTCTTTTTCGCTCTAAAaaactttttgtttattttctctATCTTCCTAACAATGGCACCAAAAGCTGAGAAAAAGCCCGCAGAGAAGAAACCAGCAGCAGAAAAAACCCCCGCCGCAGAGAAAGCTCCAAAGCCAAAGGCCGGCAAAAAACTACCGAAGGACGGCGGAGCTGCAGCTGCCGGagataaaaagaagaagagagccAAAAAGTCGGTTGAAACTTACAAGATCTACATCTTCAAGGTGCTGAAGCAAGTACATCCTGATATAGGTATTTCAAGTAAAGCTATGGGTATAATGAACAGTTTCATCAACGATATCTTCGAGAAGCTTGCTCAGGAATCTTCTAGACTTGCTAGGTACAACAAGAAGCCAACTATTACTTCTCGGGAAATTCAGACTGCTGTGAGACTTGTACTTCCTGGTGAATTGGCTAAGCACGCCGTTTCTGAAGGCACTAAGGCTGTTACGAAATTCACTAGCTCTTGAATGTTGGCTTAGGGTTTGGTTCTGTTTGTTTGGTCTTAATCTAGGGTTCTGCCGATGTAAAAATAGTTTAATTAGTTTGCTTTTAAGTAAATCTATTGTAATCGACTGCTAGTTATGAATGAAATTAATCAGCTTTCTACATTGATTTTGAATTATGATGATTTGGGTGTTTAAtatttgaaaatgtattgaacATTTTAGCGAGTTTAGAGAAGTCTAGCGCCGGGTAAATGGGTCGGTCAAGTAAAGTTCGTCATGTGCGTGCTAAAGTCCAAGTTCCGTACACAGTTTTTGTTGCTAAAGTTTTCTAAATATGGAAATAATTACTATTAACTATTTGGTTTACAGTGTATAAGCtcaatattattattaattttaaattattatgcTGAATTGTTATACAAATACCAGGCTAgatttagtatttatttttttagtgGATATATTTCTGATATTGTATAACAAAATTGACgcaattttatatgaaaatagtatgttattttatattttattagttATAAAAGGAAAGGagtattacttttttttttcctcaatAGGATTATcaaatttttgaaataaaatgtaCTCCTAGATAATTAGACAACTATACATAAAAAGCACTAACGCTGTATAAATCACTTCACATTTTCTTTTTTgcaatttataattaaaaatatagtgggcgtttggacaaaagaattgtaaaattaaaaaaaaatgaatttttttcaagtgaaaatgatatttgaaaattagagtaacattgatataatttttggttgtttttaaagttttgtgagtgatatgaatgaaaattttgaaaaataactttttggagttttttaaatttttgaaaaaatttcaaaattcattttcaagtgaaaattgaaaattttatggacaaacattgatttcgaaaaaaaataatttttttttggaaaaaagtgaactatttttttaTGTCCAAATAGATTCTTAGGGCccatttggacataaaatttaatggaagatttttccaaaatttttttactttttttcgaaatcagcatttgttaataaaattttaaattttctcttgaagatgtattttgaaaattttcgaaaatttgaaaaacttcaaaaaaactgtttttcaaaattcactcaaatcactcataaaacttgaaaaacaaaccaaactgaaatttatgtccaaacataattctaaatttcaaatactattttcactAGAAAatttttttctccattttttcaaattttacaattcttatgtccaaactcCTAGTTAGTAAACAAATTGCTTTATACTTTGGGAAGTGCTTTCGTCACCGGTTAGCCCACAAGCTAAAGTGCGCATCTGCTTTCAAGCTAAGTTGCGCCTCTTTTGGTGACGTATTCTATTCCTAACCACACCCGTGAGCTTATCCTCAGTCTCACATCTCACAACCATAAatcaaactttgaaaccaaccaAATGACCAAATCCCTATTTGTTTCTGTGAAAATCCATggcgctgagttcagcttcttcTTCATTTACAAATCTAAGTTACATTCCCTTCCAATACAAAAACCCTAGATTCCCTACAACCTCTGTTCCTTATGCATTATTGAACTTAACCTCTTCGTCTGACGATTATTCAAAGCGTTCACTCCGCATTACAGCTGATTCTGCTCCCAAAGCTCGATTCATTGCCCGACGTAAAGAATCTCTATCCGTTAAGCAACTTCAACGTCCGCTAAGTAAGTTTCTAGAACATcctactcttttttttcttctgtttatgtaGTTAACTCTAATTTCACAAAGTATATAAATTTAGAGTTGATAGTCTAAAGTCATTGCAGTGGAAGGGTCATGGTTACCGCCTTGAAATACAatttgttttaatttatgtgaatctatgaagtttaaaaaaagaGCGAAGACTTTTGTAACTTGTTGTGTTAACAATGTCATAACATTTGTATGGTCATACGAAACATGCCGTAACATTTGTGTGCTTATGAAAGTTGTCACTAAAGGGTAAAatgaaaaatttaagttagattatttccaaatttagaacaaGGTCATTATTTTTTGGAacaaagtaaaaagaaaattggGTCACATAAGCTGGAATGGAGGGAGTACTATCGAATAATTTGAATCATATAACTTCTGTTAAATTGAGATGTAGTTGAACCATTGTTTGAAGCAGTGAGTGTTGGTAGTGTTTTGATTCTCTGagcttttctttttaatttttttgttgatTTAGTGGAGTATATGAGCTTGCCGGCGAGCCAGTACTCGGTGTTGGATGCGGAGAGGATTGAACGAGTGGATGATAGTACATTCAGGTGTTACGTGTATAGGTTCAAGTTCTTTGCATTTGAAGTGTGTCCTGTTTTGTTAGTTAGAGTTGAGGTGCAGCCTGATGGATGCTGTATCAAGCTGTTGTCTTGCAAGGTATTTTGCAATTTTTATGCTCGATAATGGATTTTCCAGTTGCTTTAACTTTTTTACTAATTTATGGCCATCTAATCATGTTgtaattatttttattcttcGAATTCTCAGCTTGAGGGATCTCCTATTGTGGTCGCCCAAAATGATAAATTTGACGGTATGTAGTCTTTAAGCGCTATTTCTATCATTTTGGATATTTGTGCGCGAGTCTCTTTATAAGTGGAAATGTGCTCGTGTTCAAAGAACAATTTTTCAGTAAGATCTTCAAAAGATGCACTGGTTCAATCGGGCTGCAAtttcatttgtttgttttttaTTGGTCCATAAAAGTGAAATAATGCAGTTAGATTACTTTTTCTGGGTGCAACTTGATGCGCAATCACTTTGATTTGGATATTGCTGAATATCTTTCTGCGAGAACATTCTTCTTAGAGGTGTCGTACTTTCGCATTTGCGTATAAGTTCTCTGGGAATCAAAACAGGGAACACATTtgatgaagaaataaaatattggcGAACAATGTAAGTTTCTTTATCCTATTAACTAGTCATGAATGTCTACATAAATCCAATCAATCCTTTTTTCCGACATGCCATTTGTAGAATAAATGTACGCAAAATCAGAATAATATAACTATAATGTAATCTTAGTCCCGTTGCTTatcaaaaggaaaacaaaaactccTGATTTGAGGGTGGCTGCTTTAGTACTGTCAGTTAAGTGTACGTTTGTTACTTTTCTTCCCTTAAAAGCTGAAATAGCTACATTTGTCCTCCTCTTCAAAGATTGGATACTTTCATACTATCGGAAAGGTGATGCAGCATAAGTTAGCTTTCTTGATTTAAGGTAAATCTATGATTCAGTGAAAACCCAGTTTCAACGTGTTTCCTAAACTTCCACTAAGCTGTTGGTAAAAGGTTTCTGTTGAGAACATTTGTAAAAATAATTGACGTAACATGATTCAATTCAATATGTTTTTGTCTTCAGTTTACTTATTTTTGACGAATTACCTTGAGTGGTCTCTTTTTTCGTCGGCCAAAGAACTTGATGTGACAAGTTGTCATCTGCAATAATAATTGCTCTCTTCGTGCGTGTGTCGAATCTGAATTTTATTACATAATTCTTTTCAGGAGTGCTTTGACACTGATTTGGTATGGGCATGCAGCTTCTATGGTGAACAAAATATCGTATGATAGCGGGCGAAGAGACTCACCTGTGCAGCAGCTCACTTCAGATGCTGTTATTGAGGTACTGGCTGAGCTTCTCCGTGTCGCAATAAGAGTAAACACATTACAACATTGGTTAGTTTGCATCGCTTCTGATCGATTCTTTATGCAGGTTAACATTGAAATTCCCTTTGCATTTCGAGCAATTCCAGTGCAGGCAATCGAATCAACTGGTGCTCAGGTCCTAGATCAGATACTGAGGATCATGCTTCCTCGGTTTATGGCACAGGTTTGTTGGTTTATTGTCCACTTAACTTTTTCTTCATAGTCTGCTTTCTGTAAATTTTGTTCTTGTACTATAATTTTATAAACTATTGGCAGCTACTTTTCTTGTCATTTCCCTGCTCCAACCCTCTAAATGCTAGAGTCCCTTCCATTAAGGTGGTATTTGAATCTAATAAAAGACCTCACACTGTTTTACCCTTATTGTTGCCCATCTCACTTTTATATTTGTCTCTAGTATCTCTTAAATTTTTCACTGTGGTTTATTGTTACTTCCCTTTTTTTCCATCAccatccttttttcttttttctgatcAGTAATGATATTTTATAAATGGTATAACAGCACTAAGACAGTGTGTTAAAAATTACAAAGTGTGCTATGCCTCGATCCTATCTAACATGGAATCTACATCGTTTACAAAAGCCACGTTGCACCAAAAAGCTAACAAAGAAATACATTTCTGTTTAAGACTATTTATGTTGCTAACTTTGCCTTCAAACATTCTATTTTTTTCATCACCATCTTCCTCACATTCTTCGTCTTTTTAACACAGAGCAACTATTTTCACAAGTCATTATTAAACCATTACAGAAAGTAACAGGCACAAACATAATCGATTATCCGGTTGTGCTAACTCCATATGAGGCTGTACCAGGAGGCATGCAGCTGTCACTTCCTTATGGTACTAAGATGAAATACGGAACTAGTATATCCTTTTAATTGATGGAGAATGACCATCTGATTGGATTCACCAAAAGTTGAGATTACAATGTGGATACATCTTAGCTTATTAGTGAATCTGTCTCAGTTTATGGATTTTCTGGATTTGTTAGGTGGGCTGTAGGGGATGATTTCTGTTTCTGGGATACTGTTTGTACCTTTTTGTACCACCTTGGTACCTGATGAATaaaatttaccttatcaaaaaaaatgtACTAAGGTAATGTACGGAACTAGTATATCCTTCTAATTGATGGAGAACGACCATATGATTGGATTCGCTAAAACTTGACATTTTTAATGTGGATACATCTTTCTGCTTTTGCTTGGACTGAGGCGATGTTGATATGTTTATTCGCTTTTATCCTTTATTAGTATTTTAAAGCACTTAATTTGCTTAGACTTCTCTTCTTTGTAACTTTGTGTGGGTATATTACTGCCTTTCCTAATGCAGTATATATGAGATCGTTTCTTTGGTTTAAATAGTTCAATGGAAAGGTAGTTTTTATTGTGTAGTAGGCCCTAGAAAA harbors:
- the LOC107790383 gene encoding histone H2B-like; amino-acid sequence: MAPKAEKKPAEKKPAAEKTPAAEKAPKPKAGKKLPKDGGAAAAGDKKKKRAKKSVETYKIYIFKVLKQVHPDIGISSKAMGIMNSFINDIFEKLAQESSRLARYNKKPTITSREIQTAVRLVLPGELAKHAVSEGTKAVTKFTSS
- the LOC107790384 gene encoding uncharacterized protein LOC107790384 gives rise to the protein MALSSASSSFTNLSYIPFQYKNPRFPTTSVPYALLNLTSSSDDYSKRSLRITADSAPKARFIARRKESLSVKQLQRPLMEYMSLPASQYSVLDAERIERVDDSTFRCYVYRFKFFAFEVCPVLLVRVEVQPDGCCIKLLSCKLEGSPIVVAQNDKFDASMVNKISYDSGRRDSPVQQLTSDAVIEVNIEIPFAFRAIPVQAIESTGAQVLDQILRIMLPRFMAQLAKDYQAWASGDTSRQPLGTGQI